One region of Polynucleobacter sp. SHI8 genomic DNA includes:
- the flgK gene encoding flagellar hook-associated protein FlgK translates to MPDLLSIASTGIAVSQTAINVTGQNIANVSSTGYTREKLDQTSATVGQGAQILGISRVYNQFLAAQANAATTANSSSSIQYNQIQSLNGILTDPNAGISPAMSNFFNSLQDVSNSPSDIAPRQSAIGSAQNLVSSMNYLQSTIDNINIDINTQLAQSVSRINQYADQIVTLNKEIVGIKDQSTLNSLKDQRDTVVNLLSKEVSVSVSNQNSEYFVSIGSGVPLLDSTKSFPVKLSSNPLNSSQSEVVISGTSNSIFTSKNSPGGIIGGLINFRSNILNPATNNIGLVALGLTTEINNAQTQGSSLKSVTPPTGTALFDVGDILVKGNLNNTSTNSITVVFNSSLAANPGNPLAYLKNVTTSDYTFAFDGTSYSLTRNSDGNVITQSTTADMVADGMKISIPNGIAAGDSFRISPTANAARNFSLLTNDPLSFAAAASGAATPSDVKSGDNTNMINLLRAQTNTNLNSGSNTITTLFNQFVSNIGSQSHALKVQNAFDESVAQKSSQALENDSGVNLDEEAANLIRFQQAYQASGKVIQIAKQMFDSILNIAQ, encoded by the coding sequence ATGCCAGATCTTTTATCGATTGCTAGTACTGGGATTGCTGTTTCACAAACAGCGATTAATGTAACTGGTCAAAATATTGCTAATGTTTCGAGCACGGGATACACTCGTGAAAAATTAGATCAGACTTCTGCAACAGTTGGTCAAGGTGCTCAAATCCTTGGAATTTCTAGAGTTTATAACCAATTTTTAGCTGCTCAAGCTAATGCCGCAACAACCGCCAATAGCTCATCTAGCATTCAGTACAATCAAATACAGTCACTGAACGGTATTTTGACTGATCCAAATGCAGGTATATCACCTGCAATGTCGAATTTTTTTAATTCTTTACAAGATGTTTCCAATAGTCCTTCAGATATAGCTCCTCGTCAAAGCGCCATTGGCTCAGCGCAAAATTTAGTTAGTTCAATGAACTATCTTCAAAGCACAATTGATAATATCAATATAGATATCAATACCCAACTAGCACAAAGTGTTTCAAGAATCAATCAATATGCTGATCAAATTGTGACATTAAATAAAGAGATTGTTGGTATAAAAGATCAGTCCACCCTAAATTCTTTAAAAGATCAACGTGATACAGTAGTTAATTTGTTAAGTAAAGAAGTCAGCGTATCAGTTTCGAATCAAAATTCAGAGTATTTTGTTTCTATTGGAAGCGGTGTGCCTTTATTGGATTCTACGAAAAGCTTTCCTGTTAAATTAAGCAGTAATCCCTTAAATTCTTCCCAGTCAGAGGTTGTTATTAGTGGTACTAGTAACTCTATTTTTACATCTAAAAATTCTCCAGGTGGGATTATTGGTGGCTTGATTAATTTTCGCTCGAATATCCTGAACCCAGCTACAAATAATATTGGTCTTGTTGCGTTGGGTTTAACTACCGAAATTAATAACGCACAAACACAGGGTAGTTCCTTAAAATCAGTTACGCCCCCAACGGGAACCGCATTATTCGATGTAGGTGATATTCTTGTTAAAGGCAATTTGAATAACACATCTACCAACTCTATTACTGTTGTGTTTAATTCTTCATTAGCGGCAAATCCTGGGAATCCTTTAGCATATTTGAAGAATGTCACTACTAGCGACTATACATTTGCGTTTGATGGCACAAGTTATTCACTTACAAGAAATTCCGATGGTAATGTGATTACCCAATCTACAACTGCAGATATGGTGGCAGATGGTATGAAAATTTCGATTCCAAATGGAATCGCAGCTGGCGACTCATTCAGGATTAGTCCAACTGCCAACGCAGCAAGGAATTTTAGTTTACTTACAAATGACCCTTTATCTTTTGCAGCCGCTGCAAGTGGTGCGGCAACCCCTAGTGATGTGAAGAGTGGCGATAACACGAATATGATTAATTTATTACGTGCGCAAACCAACACCAATTTAAATAGTGGTTCAAACACAATAACTACTTTGTTTAATCAGTTTGTAAGTAATATTGGAAGTCAATCTCATGCACTTAAGGTACAAAATGCCTTTGATGAGAGCGTTGCACAAAAATCTTCACAAGCGCTAGAGAATGATTCAGGCGTTAACTTGGATGAGGAGGCTGCCAATTTGATTCGCTTTCAACAGGCTTATCAAGCCTCAGGAAAAGTCATCCAAATTGCTAAGCAAATGTTTGATTCCATCTTAAATATCGCTCAATAA
- the flgJ gene encoding flagellar assembly peptidoglycan hydrolase FlgJ, whose amino-acid sequence MSSYPMSPDQSNSLAIDVKNLRGIKTAAKQNSPEALKAAAKQFEGLFINMMLKSMRDAVPKSGMNEGPAQKTYTSMLDQQLSQNIAQRGIGIADMMIKQLKARENTIAPPDASNLGKTPQAQVSAITNEQSPIAQMAKYQEQLAIQAAKEASERPSLGQRFFNGVQDFVNGVADGARVASQLTGIPASFITAQAALESGWGKRQILNQDGSTSHNLFGIKAGGSWTGKVAKVWTTEFINGSYQKVLADFRSYDSYEESFKDYASLLTNSPRYRGVIANGANPAGFAEGLQSAGYATDPNYASKLKSIIQNIRVS is encoded by the coding sequence ATGTCAAGTTATCCAATGAGTCCTGACCAAAGTAATTCTTTAGCTATTGACGTCAAGAATTTAAGAGGCATTAAGACTGCTGCAAAGCAAAATTCTCCTGAAGCCCTAAAAGCAGCCGCAAAGCAGTTTGAGGGTTTGTTTATCAATATGATGCTGAAGTCGATGCGTGATGCAGTGCCAAAAAGTGGTATGAATGAAGGCCCAGCACAAAAAACATACACTTCCATGTTGGATCAGCAATTAAGTCAAAACATTGCCCAACGAGGTATTGGCATTGCAGACATGATGATTAAGCAGTTAAAAGCGCGTGAAAATACGATTGCACCCCCTGATGCGTCTAATTTAGGAAAAACCCCACAAGCCCAAGTGAGTGCAATTACGAATGAACAAAGTCCCATTGCGCAGATGGCTAAATACCAGGAGCAATTGGCGATTCAAGCAGCAAAAGAAGCTTCTGAGCGACCATCTTTGGGACAGCGTTTCTTTAATGGAGTTCAAGATTTTGTGAATGGTGTTGCCGATGGGGCGCGGGTTGCCAGTCAATTGACAGGCATTCCAGCATCATTTATTACAGCCCAAGCAGCATTGGAAAGTGGTTGGGGAAAGCGTCAAATTTTGAACCAAGATGGATCTACTAGTCATAATTTGTTTGGTATCAAAGCTGGTGGTTCATGGACAGGAAAAGTTGCTAAAGTATGGACAACCGAGTTTATTAATGGATCATATCAAAAAGTTTTAGCGGATTTTCGTAGTTATGACTCTTATGAAGAGTCTTTTAAAGATTATGCTTCATTATTGACGAATAGCCCAAGGTACAGGGGCGTCATCGCTAATGGCGCAAATCCAGCAGGATTTGCTGAGGGCTTGCAAAGTGCCGGATATGCAACTGATCCGAATTACGCTTCCAAATTAAAGAGCATTATTCAGAATATTAGGGTATCTTAA
- a CDS encoding flagellar basal body P-ring protein FlgI has product MLCVLPVGSHAERIKDISNIQGIRDNQLMGYGVVVGLDGTGDVSPLTTQGIISAMIQLGVKLPQGVNLNAKNIAGVAVTATLPPFAQTGQTMDVTVSSLGSAKSLRGGTLLLTALKGADGQIYAVAQGNLLVGGAGASAGGSSVTVNHLNAGRIAGGATVEKTVEVAVGQGDTVTLELKDADFTTASRVVAAINNRFGQSTAAAINSRVVAVRAPMDYDSRVSFMSDLQSLNVKSADVLAKVILNGRTGSVVMNSSVTVKECAIAHGNLSIVISATNEVSQPGAFSGGQTAGVSNAQIDITSQPGLVVRLPNSVMLADVVKALNSIGATPQDLLAILQAMKASGSLNAELEII; this is encoded by the coding sequence ATGTTATGTGTGCTTCCCGTCGGTTCACATGCTGAACGTATCAAGGATATTTCGAATATTCAGGGTATACGTGATAACCAATTAATGGGTTATGGTGTAGTAGTTGGTTTAGACGGTACAGGCGATGTTAGTCCATTAACTACACAGGGAATTATCAGTGCGATGATTCAGTTGGGTGTTAAGTTACCACAAGGCGTGAACTTAAATGCCAAGAATATTGCTGGTGTTGCAGTCACTGCAACATTACCCCCATTCGCCCAGACTGGACAAACCATGGACGTAACAGTTTCTTCATTGGGTAGTGCAAAAAGTCTGCGCGGTGGAACATTATTATTGACAGCATTAAAAGGTGCTGATGGTCAAATTTATGCAGTTGCTCAAGGTAACTTATTAGTGGGGGGCGCTGGCGCTTCTGCTGGTGGCAGTTCAGTTACTGTGAATCATTTGAATGCTGGACGTATTGCTGGTGGTGCAACTGTTGAAAAAACGGTTGAAGTTGCTGTTGGTCAGGGTGATACCGTTACTCTAGAGCTTAAGGATGCTGACTTTACAACTGCCAGTCGAGTGGTAGCAGCCATCAATAATCGATTTGGACAAAGTACAGCTGCTGCAATTAATAGTCGTGTGGTTGCCGTAAGAGCCCCGATGGATTATGACAGTCGAGTCAGTTTTATGAGTGATTTGCAATCACTCAATGTGAAATCTGCGGATGTTTTAGCAAAGGTTATTTTGAATGGCCGAACTGGTTCAGTCGTCATGAATTCATCAGTAACAGTTAAAGAATGCGCAATTGCCCATGGTAATTTATCCATCGTCATTAGTGCAACGAATGAAGTTAGCCAGCCAGGAGCATTTTCTGGTGGACAAACTGCCGGTGTGAGTAATGCACAGATTGATATTACTAGTCAGCCTGGTTTGGTTGTGCGCTTACCAAATTCAGTCATGTTGGCAGATGTCGTTAAAGCTTTAAATTCAATTGGTGCAACACCACAAGATTTGTTAGCAATCTTGCAGGCTATGAAAGCTTCGGGTTCTTTAAATGCTGAATTAGAGATTATTTAA
- a CDS encoding flagellar basal body L-ring protein FlgH, whose translation MKISIPNQKTIQWMSLGLVIASLVSCAGVTPTTITNGPSTSKPVPEIVYKNNTGGIYQERTFRPLFEDKRARYVGDTITIIMTETTSANKKNNATLNSTGSVAIKTTNYPGEGSTNDLANLSPQGGGTRKLTAEDSGIAQNAFNTTLAVTVNEVLPNGNLIVSGEKQIGFDKSTEFIRFSGVISPAFISVGNTVASTQVADVRVEYRTNTNVDKSVIANMINRFFFSMFPL comes from the coding sequence ATGAAAATTTCAATACCAAATCAAAAAACAATTCAATGGATGAGTTTAGGACTTGTGATTGCTTCATTAGTTTCCTGTGCAGGTGTTACGCCGACCACTATTACAAATGGCCCATCTACTTCAAAACCAGTTCCTGAGATTGTGTATAAAAATAATACTGGTGGGATTTATCAAGAGAGAACTTTTAGACCTTTATTTGAAGATAAACGTGCGCGTTATGTTGGTGACACGATTACGATTATCATGACTGAAACCACATCTGCTAATAAAAAGAATAATGCAACCTTGAACAGTACGGGTAGTGTTGCTATTAAGACAACAAATTATCCTGGGGAAGGCAGTACGAATGATCTTGCCAATTTAAGCCCACAGGGTGGCGGTACTCGTAAGTTAACTGCGGAAGATTCGGGTATTGCGCAAAATGCCTTTAATACCACTTTAGCTGTAACAGTCAATGAAGTTTTACCTAATGGAAATCTAATTGTGAGTGGTGAAAAGCAAATTGGCTTTGATAAGAGTACTGAGTTCATCCGCTTCTCTGGCGTGATTTCTCCCGCTTTTATTTCAGTTGGCAATACCGTGGCTTCAACTCAAGTTGCGGATGTGCGTGTTGAATATCGTACCAATACGAATGTAGACAAGTCTGTCATTGCTAACATGATTAATCGTTTCTTCTTCAGTATGTTCCCACTCTAA
- the flgG gene encoding flagellar basal-body rod protein FlgG, translated as MIRSLWVARTGMESQQAQMDTITNNLANVSTNSFKKSRAVFQDLLYQNVRQPGGLSSQQTILPSGLQMGTGSRVVASERIFTQGNLQQTSNDYDMAIQGNGFFQVLMPDGTLNYTRDGAFQKDNQGQLTTASGYIVQPAITIPIDALSLTVSRDGIVSVTQPGTTTPNQIGQLQLVSFLNPAGLQANGENLFSETNASGTPVANIAGTNGLGTISQGYVETSNVNVVEEMVNMITAQRAYELNSKAVTTSDQMLQKLNDL; from the coding sequence ATGATACGATCATTATGGGTAGCTAGAACGGGAATGGAATCCCAGCAAGCACAAATGGATACAATTACCAATAATTTGGCGAACGTAAGTACCAATTCATTTAAAAAATCCAGAGCCGTTTTCCAGGATTTGCTTTATCAAAACGTACGTCAACCCGGTGGACTTTCTTCTCAGCAAACCATATTGCCTTCAGGTTTGCAAATGGGAACAGGATCAAGAGTAGTAGCCTCTGAGAGAATTTTTACGCAGGGTAATCTACAGCAAACTTCGAATGATTACGATATGGCTATTCAAGGTAATGGATTTTTCCAGGTACTGATGCCTGATGGTACATTGAACTATACGCGTGATGGAGCCTTTCAAAAAGACAACCAAGGGCAATTAACTACAGCTAGTGGATATATTGTTCAACCAGCAATCACTATTCCAATTGATGCCTTGTCATTAACTGTCTCTAGAGACGGAATTGTATCGGTTACACAACCCGGAACAACAACCCCAAATCAAATTGGGCAGTTGCAGTTAGTTTCTTTTTTAAATCCAGCTGGACTGCAAGCGAATGGTGAAAATTTATTCTCAGAAACTAATGCATCTGGAACACCGGTTGCTAATATTGCTGGCACGAATGGTTTAGGAACGATTTCTCAAGGTTATGTAGAAACATCGAATGTAAACGTGGTAGAAGAGATGGTCAATATGATTACTGCCCAACGCGCCTATGAACTGAATAGTAAAGCAGTAACCACCTCTGACCAAATGTTACAAAAATTAAACGACCTTTAA